One Prunus dulcis chromosome 7, ALMONDv2, whole genome shotgun sequence DNA segment encodes these proteins:
- the LOC117636101 gene encoding protein PSK SIMULATOR 1-like has product MKGEMVSESWFGSLRFSWNRVVEVEKPVVGILAFEVAGLMLKMVNLWNIVGEKEMLRLREEIVNSPGMRRLVADDDGYLMELALNEIIENLGYLAMSVVRLGKRCTDPVYHRFEEFFDDPLENGFQWLGWEYRWKKMERKVKKMERFVEATMQLSQELEVLAELEQTLRRMRANPQLNRVKLLEFQQKVMWQRQVVKNLQEMSPWSRTYDYTVRLLARSMFTILERIKLVFGYDQMDSGEGNNNSEITNSACLSRSHSFSAIMHSSVHPSDGNHCGFYSGPLGRSLTKPRLIASSKNKTNKQRQAHHQSSIQHGNYSQLKAKSFAHVGPFKGCMTGGSESPVFHSCKPEIGGSMRLRSTHMKLCEKYTHMGSQSFSHSIYSKLSLFSSKCTLLAASPSTLGDAALALHYANVIVLIENIASSPHLISLDARYDLYNMLTTTIRTTLRARLKSYARTMGTSVYDPALAGEWSLALEQILEWLAPLAHNMVRWHSERNFVKQQEVSKTNVLLVQTLHFANQAKTEAAIVELLIGLNYMCMIDEHNRKALRDAGGNRPYDDYMFKRDEIA; this is encoded by the coding sequence GAAGTTGCGGGGTTGATGCTGAAGATGGTGAATTTATGGAATATTGTGGGTGAAAAGGAGATGCTTAGGTTGAGGGAAGAGATTGTTAACTCACCTGGGATGAGAAGGCTTGTGGCTGACGACGATGGTTACTTGATGGAACTTGCACTGAATGAGATCATTGAGAATTTGGGGTATCTTGCCATGTCAGTGGTCAGGCTTGGTAAGAGGTGCACTGACCCTGTTTATCATCgttttgaagaattttttGATGACCCTCTTGAGAATGGTTTCCAATGGCTTGGGTGGGAGTACAGGTGGAAGAAAATGGAGaggaaagtgaagaaaatggagagattTGTTGAGGCCACAATGCAATTGTCTCAGGAGCTAGAAGTGCTGGCTGAGCTTGAGCAAACTTTGAGGAGAATGCGGGCTAATCCTCAGTTAAATCGGGTCAAATTGCTCGAGTTTCAACAAAAGGTAATGTGGCAGCGTCAAGTTGTGAAAAATCTACAAGAGATGTCTCCATGGAGTAGAACTTACGATTACACTGTCCGACTTCTGGCTAGATCCATGTTTACTATTTTAGAGAGGATCAAGCTGGTCTTTGGATATGATCAAATGGATTCTGGAGAAGGAAACAATAATTCTGAAATTACCAATTCTGCTTGTCTATCTCGTAGTCATTCATTTTCTGCTATCATGCACTCTTCTGTTCATCCATCTGATGGTAATCATTGTGGGTTCTATTCAGGACCTCTTGGGAGGTCGCTTACAAAGCCAAGGCTTATTGCTAGTAGTaagaataaaacaaacaaacagcGGCAAGCTCATCATCAGTCATCCATCCAACATGGAAATTATTCTCAGTTAAAAGCCAAAAGTTTTGCTCATGTTGGACCTTTTAAAGGATGCATGACGGGTGGAAGTGAATCTCCTGTTTTCCATAGCTGCAAGCCAGAAATTGGTGGTTCTATGAGGTTGAGAAGTACCCATATGAAACTTTGTGAGAAGTACACACATATGGGATCTCAATCTTTCAGCCACAGTATCTATTCTAAATTATCCCTGTTTAGTTCAAAATGTACACTGTTGGCTGCCTCGCCGTCTACCCTTGGTGATGCTGCTCTGGCTCTCCATTATGCAAATGTGAttgttttgattgaaaatatAGCTTCATCACCTCACTTGATCAGCCTTGACGCAAGATATGATCTATACAATATGTTAACCACAACTATAAGAACTACTCTCAGAGCTAGACTAAAGTCATATGCCAGAACTATGGGCACATCTGTCTATGATCCTGCCCTTGCAGGAGAGTGGAGTCTGGCACTGGAGCAGATACTGGAATGGCTTGCTCCCCTTGCCCATAACATGGTGAGGTGGCATTCTGAGCGAAATTTTGTGAAGCAGCAGGAAGTTTCCAAGACAAATGTGCTTCTGGTACAGACCCTCCACTTTGCGAATCAGGCTAAAACCGAAGCTGCAATTGTGGAGCTTCTTATAGGTCTGAACTATATGTGCATGATTGATGAGCATAATAGGAAGGCTTTGCGAGATGCTGGTGGCAACAGACCGTATGATGATTATATGTTCAAAAGGGATGAAATTGCTTAA